DNA from bacterium:
TGCGGACGTTACCGCGGACGGTACGGGAGTTGGTCTTCGAAGTCTGGCCACGGACCGGAAGCTTCTTCATGTGACGGACGCCGCGGTGCGACTTGATGTCCTTGAGGCGACGGATGTTCGCGGAAATGCTGCGGCGGAGCTCTCCTTCGACGGTGAACTTCTCGATGGCTTCACGGAGCGCAGCCTCGTCCTTTGCAGAAAGTGCATCAGGCTTCATTCCCGGATCGATGCCGAGCGCTTCAAGCGTAGCCTTTGCGCGCGGACGACCGACGCCGTAAATGGCGGTAAGGCCGATGTCGAGGCGCTTCTTTTCCGGGATGGTGATTCCTGCGATACGTAACATGGTTGAAATTTAGCCCTGGCGCTGCTTGTGGCGAGGATTCTCGCAGATGACCCACAAAGCCCCGCGACGACGGACGTGGCGGCACTTGAGACAGATCTTCTTTACGGAAGCTTTAACGCGCATAGGTTTGAAAAACAGATCTGCTAGAACCGACG
Protein-coding regions in this window:
- the rpsM gene encoding 30S ribosomal protein S13 yields the protein MLRIAGITIPEKKRLDIGLTAIYGVGRPRAKATLEALGIDPGMKPDALSAKDEAALREAIEKFTVEGELRRSISANIRRLKDIKSHRGVRHMKKLPVRGQTSKTNSRTVRGNVRKTMTSGRRKLEKT
- the rpmJ gene encoding 50S ribosomal protein L36, with protein sequence MRVKASVKKICLKCRHVRRRGALWVICENPRHKQRQG